A region of Daphnia carinata strain CSIRO-1 chromosome 10, CSIRO_AGI_Dcar_HiC_V3, whole genome shotgun sequence DNA encodes the following proteins:
- the LOC130699459 gene encoding exocyst complex component 4-like isoform X2: MAKETSGLLMNVIGTLSSLSSNEQRDREKAKLEREFKLSDQRLEKLVTTHHRDLANVMQIYSKASVSINEARTRIAMVKGQLAACRGLLHCRRDELKKLWLEGVEHKQVLLMLNQIEKLKEIPDKINENIAKKNYVAAAELVVEAQQNLQGPLQNVEALKDVRSDLATKQERFYKILLEDLSHYIYVKSSSDVLQWKRAATSQAPFQRASSGRNSSGRASGNLISKNDAPKVKSLMLEVVGSSQSAQDEKSNQCISNIVQCLSLVNRLPETLESLKNGMGMEMTLITRKTAQQISEMYPPNGKNVLKELFEAVMEQMRRIVKAHTAVLDSVKALLKDQQYNNDVVMYNIEDVWSQVQTVIQVLLSQYWDIGSTASKSGNSGSTFSSNSQLGAADLNAYFSRRRQPRTQKTTLFRFEGSLHSISLNESNSDYSKQDQHGLDAPDRILIVEPNARLVIEIYQPLMTFVQEIETALGCSSQGTHCALHVFITVFTRDVFLSQIHIEMGTALDEATRKLDMWKSVNPTELTQNTKATRPLLQSTIQVYRCLMEIRQLMEALPQFAQHFLGMACNMLLRYSETCQAAYRGLVQSDLEDKRVISATWAKDEDIHRFLRSLPSWTALQTVRAHRNSGTTDCETYEDSPEEIRQRSAKETEILTGNLGDAIIPPHEILADPTQLRILALLQESLEWFAAHIQELANGITRSGASESLLALPETNVQTLLELAKDFEDLADTCLLVLHLEVRVHCFYHLVPLGRQAQFWLNGDNQEPDPEIGRLSRDLTAIDESLSAFIQQRKHRYIFEGVSHLVSSIIMSSVQHIRRMNENGVKKMCRNIFALQQTLTSITLAREPALDHARQYFELLCVTPEEILNGILERGSQYTELEYIQVLQLLNRSRPGTASNEITRHLERLSEILGELGVTV, translated from the exons ATGGCAAAGGAAACG TCCGGACTTCTAATGAACGTAATTGGGACTCTATCGTCCCTATCTTCAAACGAGCAGCGAGACCGAGAGAAGGCAAAACTTGAGCGTGAATTTAAACTTAGTGATCAGAGATTAGAAAAATTAGTTACAACACACCACAGAGATTTAGCCAATGTGATGCAAATTTACAGCAAAGCTTCAGTTAGCATCAATGAAGCTAGAACTCGAATTGCTATGGTGAAAGGACAGTTAGCAGCTTGCAGAGGGCTACTGCACTGTAGAAGAGATGAACTTAAAAAGCTGTGGCTAGAAGGAGTGGAGCATAAACAAGTGCTTCTCATGCTGAATCAGAT tgaaaaattaaaagaaatacctgacaaaattaatgaaaatataGCAAAGAAGAATTATGTAGCAGCTGCAGAGCTTGTGGTTGAAGCGCAACAAAATCTACAAGGTCCACTGCAAAATGTTGAAGCTTTAAAGGATGTTCGAAGTGATCTTGCCACAAAGCAAGAG CGCTTCTacaaaattcttttggaaGACTTGAGTCACTATATCTATGTAAAATCATCAAGTGATGTCTTGCAGTGGAAACGCGCTGCGACATCACAGGCACCTTTTCAAAGAGCCTCTAGTGGCCGTAACTCCTCTGGCAGGGCTTCTGGAAACTTGATTTCGAAGAATGATGCGCCAAAGGTAAAATCACTGATGCTAGAAGTTGTCGGAAGCAGTCAAAG TGCTCAAGATGAGAAAAGTAACCAGTGTATATCTAACATAGTTCAATGTCTCTCGCTAGTAAATAGGTTACCTGAAACACTGGAA agtttaaaaaatggaatggGCATGGAAATGACGTTGATAACAAGAAAAACCGCCCAACAAATTAGCGAGATGTATCCACctaatggaaaaaatgttttgaaggAACTGTTTGAGGCTGTAATGGAGCAAATGCGGAGGATTGTGAAGGCTCACACAGCCGTTCTCGACAGTGTTAAGGCTCTACTGAAAGACCAGCAGTACAATAACGATGTTGTTATGTACAATATAGAAGATGTATGGTCCCAAGTACAAACTGTG ATTCAAGTTTTGTTGTCCCAGTATTGGGATATTGGTAGTACCGCTTCAAAAAGCGGTAACTCGGGCAGCACTTTCTCATCAAATTCTCAATTGGGAGCAGCCGATTTGAACGCATACTTTTCCAGAAGACGACAGCCTAG AACACAGAAAACAACACTTTTCCGTTTCGAAGGTTCTCTCCATTCAATTAGCTTGAATGAGTCTAATAGCGACTATTCCAAGCAAGACCAACATGGTCTGGATGCGCCGGATCGGATTTTAATTGTTGAACCTAATGCGCGTTTGGTGATTGAAATTTATCAGCCCTTAATGACCTTTGTTCAAGAAATAGAAACTGCGCTTGGGTGTAGTTCTCAAGG GACGCATTGCGCGCTTCATGTGTTCATCACAGTATTTACACGCGACGTCTTTCTCAGTCAAATTCACATCGAGATGGGCACCGCACTGGACGAAGCCACGCGAAAACTGGATATGTGGAAGTCTGTAAATCCCACTGAGTTGACACAAAATACAAAAGCCACACGGCCTTTGCTTCAG AGCACCATACAAGTTTACCGCTGTCTCATGGAAATCCGCCAATTAATGGAAGCCCTTCCCCAATTCGCCCAGCATTTTCTCG GCATGGCATGCAACATGTTACTGCGCTACAGCGAAACTTGTCAAGCGGCTTACCGAGGCTTGGTCCAATCAGATTTGGAGGACAAACGTGTTATCAGTGCCACTTGGGCCAAAGATGAAGACATACATCGTTTTTTGAG gtctCTTCCTAGTTGGACGGCTTTGCAAACCGTTCGAGCACATCGTAATTCTGGTACCACGGATTGCGAAACCTACGAAGATAGTCCAGAAGAGATCAGACAACGAAGCGCCAAAGAGACGGAAATATTGACGGGTAATTTGGGTGACGCCATTATCCCCCCTCATGAAATTCTGGCCGATCCGACACAGTTGCGAATATTAGCGTTGCTTCAAGAATCTTTA GAGTGGTTCGCAGCACATATACAAGAACTAGCGAATGGCATAACGCGCTCTGGCGCTTCTGAATCCCTCCTAGCTCTGCCAGAAACGAACGTCCAGACTTTGTTGGAGCTGGCAAAAGATTTCGAAGATCTAGCCGATACATGCCTTTTAGTTTTGCATTTGGAGGTGCGCGTCCATTGTTTTTATCACTTAGTACCGCTTGGAAGACAAGCACAGTTCTGGCTGAACGGTGATAATCAAGAGCCCGATCCTGAAATTGGTAGGCTTAGTAGGGATTTGACTGCAATTGACGAGTCTTTGTCAGCTTTCATACAACAACGTAAACATCGC TACATATTTGAGGGAGTTAGTCACCTTGTATCCAGTATCATCATGTCCTCTGTGCAGCATATCCGGCGGATGAATGAAAATGGCGTCAAGAAAATGTGTCGCAATATTTTCGCCTTACAGCAAACGTTAACCAGCATTACTTTGGCCCGCGAACCAGCGCTGGACCATGCGCGCCAGTATTTTGAGTTGCTTTGCGTAACACCAGAG GAAATATTAAATGGTATTCTGGAGCGTGGATCCCAATACACCGAATTGGAGTATATTCAAGTACTTCAACTATTGAACAGAAGTCGCCCTGGTACAGCTTCCAACGAAATAACTCGTCATCTCGAACGCCTGTCAGAGATCTTAGGAGAATTAGGTGTCACTGTTTAA
- the LOC130699459 gene encoding exocyst complex component 4-like isoform X1: protein MAKETSGLLMNVIGTLSSLSSNEQRDREKAKLEREFKLSDQRLEKLVTTHHRDLANVMQIYSKASVSINEARTRIAMVKGQLAACRGLLHCRRDELKKLWLEGVEHKQVLLMLNQIEKLKEIPDKINENIAKKNYVAAAELVVEAQQNLQGPLQNVEALKDVRSDLATKQERFYKILLEDLSHYIYVKSSSDVLQWKRAATSQAPFQRASSGRNSSGRASGNLISKNDAPKVKSLMLEVVGSSQSAQDEKSNQCISNIVQCLSLVNRLPETLESLKNGMGMEMTLITRKTAQQISEMYPPNGKNVLKELFEAVMEQMRRIVKAHTAVLDSVKALLKDQQYNNDVVMYNIEDVWSQVQTVIQVLLSQYWDIGSTASKSGNSGSTFSSNSQLGAADLNAYFSRRRQPRTQKTTLFRFEGSLHSISLNESNSDYSKQDQHGLDAPDRILIVEPNARLVIEIYQPLMTFVQEIETALGCSSQGTHCALHVFITVFTRDVFLSQIHIEMGTALDEATRKLDMWKSVNPTELTQNTKATRPLLQSTIQVYRCLMEIRQLMEALPQFAQHFLGMACNMLLRYSETCQAAYRGLVQSDLEDKRVISATWAKDEDIHRFLRSLPSWTALQTVRAHRNSGTTDCETYEDSPEEIRQRSAKETEILTGNLGDAIIPPHEILADPTQLRILALLQESLEWFAAHIQELANGITRSGASESLLALPETNVQTLLELAKDFEDLADTCLLVLHLEVRVHCFYHLVPLGRQAQFWLNGDNQEPDPEIGRLSRDLTAIDESLSAFIQQRKHRYIFEGVSHLVSSIIMSSVQHIRRMNENGVKKMCRNIFALQQTLTSITLAREPALDHARQYFELLCVTPEDSSFLQGMEEILNGILERGSQYTELEYIQVLQLLNRSRPGTASNEITRHLERLSEILGELGVTV from the exons ATGGCAAAGGAAACG TCCGGACTTCTAATGAACGTAATTGGGACTCTATCGTCCCTATCTTCAAACGAGCAGCGAGACCGAGAGAAGGCAAAACTTGAGCGTGAATTTAAACTTAGTGATCAGAGATTAGAAAAATTAGTTACAACACACCACAGAGATTTAGCCAATGTGATGCAAATTTACAGCAAAGCTTCAGTTAGCATCAATGAAGCTAGAACTCGAATTGCTATGGTGAAAGGACAGTTAGCAGCTTGCAGAGGGCTACTGCACTGTAGAAGAGATGAACTTAAAAAGCTGTGGCTAGAAGGAGTGGAGCATAAACAAGTGCTTCTCATGCTGAATCAGAT tgaaaaattaaaagaaatacctgacaaaattaatgaaaatataGCAAAGAAGAATTATGTAGCAGCTGCAGAGCTTGTGGTTGAAGCGCAACAAAATCTACAAGGTCCACTGCAAAATGTTGAAGCTTTAAAGGATGTTCGAAGTGATCTTGCCACAAAGCAAGAG CGCTTCTacaaaattcttttggaaGACTTGAGTCACTATATCTATGTAAAATCATCAAGTGATGTCTTGCAGTGGAAACGCGCTGCGACATCACAGGCACCTTTTCAAAGAGCCTCTAGTGGCCGTAACTCCTCTGGCAGGGCTTCTGGAAACTTGATTTCGAAGAATGATGCGCCAAAGGTAAAATCACTGATGCTAGAAGTTGTCGGAAGCAGTCAAAG TGCTCAAGATGAGAAAAGTAACCAGTGTATATCTAACATAGTTCAATGTCTCTCGCTAGTAAATAGGTTACCTGAAACACTGGAA agtttaaaaaatggaatggGCATGGAAATGACGTTGATAACAAGAAAAACCGCCCAACAAATTAGCGAGATGTATCCACctaatggaaaaaatgttttgaaggAACTGTTTGAGGCTGTAATGGAGCAAATGCGGAGGATTGTGAAGGCTCACACAGCCGTTCTCGACAGTGTTAAGGCTCTACTGAAAGACCAGCAGTACAATAACGATGTTGTTATGTACAATATAGAAGATGTATGGTCCCAAGTACAAACTGTG ATTCAAGTTTTGTTGTCCCAGTATTGGGATATTGGTAGTACCGCTTCAAAAAGCGGTAACTCGGGCAGCACTTTCTCATCAAATTCTCAATTGGGAGCAGCCGATTTGAACGCATACTTTTCCAGAAGACGACAGCCTAG AACACAGAAAACAACACTTTTCCGTTTCGAAGGTTCTCTCCATTCAATTAGCTTGAATGAGTCTAATAGCGACTATTCCAAGCAAGACCAACATGGTCTGGATGCGCCGGATCGGATTTTAATTGTTGAACCTAATGCGCGTTTGGTGATTGAAATTTATCAGCCCTTAATGACCTTTGTTCAAGAAATAGAAACTGCGCTTGGGTGTAGTTCTCAAGG GACGCATTGCGCGCTTCATGTGTTCATCACAGTATTTACACGCGACGTCTTTCTCAGTCAAATTCACATCGAGATGGGCACCGCACTGGACGAAGCCACGCGAAAACTGGATATGTGGAAGTCTGTAAATCCCACTGAGTTGACACAAAATACAAAAGCCACACGGCCTTTGCTTCAG AGCACCATACAAGTTTACCGCTGTCTCATGGAAATCCGCCAATTAATGGAAGCCCTTCCCCAATTCGCCCAGCATTTTCTCG GCATGGCATGCAACATGTTACTGCGCTACAGCGAAACTTGTCAAGCGGCTTACCGAGGCTTGGTCCAATCAGATTTGGAGGACAAACGTGTTATCAGTGCCACTTGGGCCAAAGATGAAGACATACATCGTTTTTTGAG gtctCTTCCTAGTTGGACGGCTTTGCAAACCGTTCGAGCACATCGTAATTCTGGTACCACGGATTGCGAAACCTACGAAGATAGTCCAGAAGAGATCAGACAACGAAGCGCCAAAGAGACGGAAATATTGACGGGTAATTTGGGTGACGCCATTATCCCCCCTCATGAAATTCTGGCCGATCCGACACAGTTGCGAATATTAGCGTTGCTTCAAGAATCTTTA GAGTGGTTCGCAGCACATATACAAGAACTAGCGAATGGCATAACGCGCTCTGGCGCTTCTGAATCCCTCCTAGCTCTGCCAGAAACGAACGTCCAGACTTTGTTGGAGCTGGCAAAAGATTTCGAAGATCTAGCCGATACATGCCTTTTAGTTTTGCATTTGGAGGTGCGCGTCCATTGTTTTTATCACTTAGTACCGCTTGGAAGACAAGCACAGTTCTGGCTGAACGGTGATAATCAAGAGCCCGATCCTGAAATTGGTAGGCTTAGTAGGGATTTGACTGCAATTGACGAGTCTTTGTCAGCTTTCATACAACAACGTAAACATCGC TACATATTTGAGGGAGTTAGTCACCTTGTATCCAGTATCATCATGTCCTCTGTGCAGCATATCCGGCGGATGAATGAAAATGGCGTCAAGAAAATGTGTCGCAATATTTTCGCCTTACAGCAAACGTTAACCAGCATTACTTTGGCCCGCGAACCAGCGCTGGACCATGCGCGCCAGTATTTTGAGTTGCTTTGCGTAACACCAGAG GATTCCTCGTTCCTTCAAGGAATGGAA GAAATATTAAATGGTATTCTGGAGCGTGGATCCCAATACACCGAATTGGAGTATATTCAAGTACTTCAACTATTGAACAGAAGTCGCCCTGGTACAGCTTCCAACGAAATAACTCGTCATCTCGAACGCCTGTCAGAGATCTTAGGAGAATTAGGTGTCACTGTTTAA